In one Salipiger abyssi genomic region, the following are encoded:
- the ftsH gene encoding ATP-dependent zinc metalloprotease FtsH, translating into MEKRTEFNIWYWIVAFFAVIFIQDLIASYRSIAPISYSQFEQYLADGDIASVSVGSDTITGTFETPIDGRSGFVTTIVDPAILERLDDADVEITGVPQNTWIGVLLSWVVPAVVFFGLWMFVFRKFAERQGFGGFLQVGKSKAKVYMEKETGVSFADVAGVDEAKAELEEVVDFLKTPEDYGKLGARIPKGILLVGPPGTGKTLLARAVAGEAGVTFFSISGSEFVEMFVGVGAARVRDLFEQARKNAPAIIFIDELDALGRARASGQMAGGHDEREQTLNQLLTELDGFDPSSGIVLLAATNRPEILDPALLRAGRFDRQVLVDKPDKKGRIQILGVHMKKVTLAPDVDAEKVAGLTPGFSGADLANLVNEAALLATRRKADAVTMEDFNNAVERIVAGLEKRNRVLNAREREIVAHHEMGHALVAMALPGVDPVHKVSIIPRGIGALGYTIQRPTEDRFLMTREELENKIAVLLGGRAAEKLIYDHLSTGAADDLVKATDIARAMVARYGMDPDLGHVSYDTERPGFLGTGDQSAWLNRRHSEATAERMDTAVKAIIDDIFARTVALLDANRALLEETSRDLLYRETLDEPDLRAIAEKVRTQEVEAA; encoded by the coding sequence ATGGAAAAGAGAACCGAATTTAACATCTGGTACTGGATCGTCGCATTTTTTGCGGTGATCTTTATTCAGGATCTGATCGCCAGCTACCGCAGCATCGCGCCGATCAGCTACAGCCAATTCGAACAGTATCTCGCCGACGGCGACATCGCTTCGGTTTCGGTCGGGTCCGATACGATCACCGGCACCTTCGAGACTCCCATCGACGGCCGCTCTGGCTTCGTCACCACGATCGTCGATCCCGCAATTCTTGAACGGCTGGACGACGCGGATGTCGAGATCACCGGCGTTCCGCAAAACACCTGGATCGGGGTGCTTCTCTCCTGGGTGGTGCCTGCAGTGGTCTTCTTCGGTCTCTGGATGTTCGTCTTTCGCAAGTTCGCCGAGCGTCAGGGTTTTGGCGGTTTCCTGCAGGTCGGCAAGAGCAAGGCCAAGGTCTACATGGAGAAGGAAACGGGCGTCAGCTTTGCCGATGTGGCCGGGGTCGACGAGGCCAAGGCCGAGCTGGAGGAAGTGGTCGATTTCCTGAAGACGCCTGAGGATTACGGCAAGCTCGGCGCCCGGATCCCGAAAGGCATCCTGCTGGTCGGCCCGCCGGGTACCGGCAAGACGCTTCTGGCGCGGGCCGTGGCGGGCGAGGCGGGCGTGACCTTCTTCTCGATCTCGGGCTCGGAATTCGTCGAGATGTTCGTGGGCGTCGGTGCGGCCCGGGTGCGCGACCTGTTCGAGCAGGCCCGCAAGAACGCACCGGCGATCATCTTCATCGACGAGCTCGACGCGCTCGGCCGCGCCCGCGCCTCCGGTCAGATGGCCGGCGGGCATGACGAGCGCGAACAGACGCTGAACCAGCTTCTCACTGAGCTGGACGGGTTCGACCCGTCGTCGGGGATCGTGCTGCTGGCGGCCACCAACCGGCCGGAAATCCTCGACCCGGCGCTGCTCAGGGCCGGGCGCTTCGACCGGCAGGTGCTGGTGGACAAGCCCGACAAGAAGGGCCGCATCCAGATCCTCGGGGTACACATGAAGAAGGTGACGCTCGCACCGGACGTGGATGCGGAGAAGGTCGCCGGGCTGACCCCGGGCTTTTCCGGAGCGGACCTGGCAAATCTGGTCAATGAGGCGGCGCTATTGGCAACCCGCCGAAAGGCCGATGCGGTGACCATGGAAGACTTCAACAACGCAGTAGAGCGTATCGTCGCCGGGCTGGAGAAGCGCAACCGTGTTCTGAACGCGCGCGAGCGGGAAATCGTGGCGCATCACGAAATGGGGCACGCGCTGGTCGCGATGGCGCTGCCGGGGGTCGATCCGGTGCACAAAGTCTCGATCATCCCGCGCGGGATCGGTGCGCTCGGCTATACGATCCAGCGCCCGACCGAGGACCGCTTCCTGATGACCCGCGAGGAACTGGAGAACAAGATCGCCGTTCTTCTGGGCGGGCGTGCGGCCGAGAAGCTCATATACGATCACCTTTCGACCGGTGCCGCCGACGACCTGGTGAAGGCAACCGACATCGCCAGGGCCATGGTCGCGCGCTACGGCATGGACCCCGATCTGGGCCATGTCAGCTATGACACCGAGCGGCCCGGCTTCCTTGGCACGGGGGATCAATCCGCCTGGCTCAACCGCCGCCACAGCGAGGCAACGGCCGAGCGGATGGATACCGCTGTCAAGGCGATCATCGACGACATCTTCGCGCGTACGGTCGCGCTTCTCGACGCGAACCGGGCGCTGCTGGAGGAAACGTCCCGCGATCTGCTCTACCGCGAGACGCTGGACGAGCCCGACCTTCGGGCCATCGCAGAAAAGGTCCGCACTCAGGAGGTCGAGGCGGCCTGA
- a CDS encoding zinc metalloprotease HtpX, which translates to MKFIAIMTATPRHQFLNLLQSILLLAGMAVIAWFIVSAIAGQGLAIAIVIGSLLGLLLSPGIPKRLLLNAYGARRLSGREFPEGMAILAELARRAGLPRVPELYYVPSQMPNAFAMGSPDESAVCVSDGLLRLMNQRELAGVLAHEVAHIANRDLWIMGLADAMSRAVSLASWVGQLILLLNLPLILAGAAYVPWQVPLVLIFSPTIMALLQLALSRAREYDADRGGAELTGDPDGLASALLKLERRVGRVWEDMFLPGRRIPEPSLLRTHPPTADRVRRLRALSGPRRPVPPSVPLNAPRAVRVSTPRYGPGGVYR; encoded by the coding sequence GTGAAATTTATTGCGATCATGACTGCGACGCCGCGCCACCAATTCCTGAACCTGCTCCAATCCATACTGCTTTTGGCGGGTATGGCGGTTATCGCCTGGTTCATCGTTTCGGCGATTGCGGGACAGGGCTTGGCGATTGCGATCGTCATCGGATCCTTGCTGGGATTGCTGCTGTCACCCGGCATCCCGAAACGCCTTTTGCTGAACGCCTACGGCGCACGCAGGCTCAGCGGGCGGGAATTTCCAGAGGGCATGGCGATACTGGCCGAACTCGCACGCCGCGCCGGGCTGCCGCGTGTACCGGAACTCTACTATGTACCGAGCCAGATGCCGAACGCCTTCGCTATGGGCTCTCCGGATGAAAGCGCCGTCTGCGTCAGTGATGGTCTTCTGCGATTGATGAACCAGCGCGAACTGGCCGGGGTCCTGGCGCATGAGGTCGCTCACATCGCCAACCGCGATCTCTGGATCATGGGTCTGGCCGACGCGATGTCGCGCGCAGTGTCGCTCGCGTCCTGGGTTGGGCAACTCATCCTGCTGCTGAACCTGCCGCTCATCCTGGCCGGCGCGGCTTATGTGCCCTGGCAGGTACCGCTTGTCCTGATCTTTTCACCCACGATCATGGCCCTTCTTCAGCTCGCGCTGTCGCGGGCCCGGGAATACGATGCCGACAGGGGTGGCGCCGAGCTGACCGGCGATCCCGATGGCCTCGCTTCGGCCCTCCTCAAGCTGGAACGTCGCGTCGGGCGCGTCTGGGAAGACATGTTCCTGCCCGGACGCCGCATCCCCGAACCCTCGCTCCTGCGCACGCACCCGCCCACCGCCGATCGAGTCCGGCGGCTGCGCGCACTTTCCGGACCCCGCCGACCGGTCCCACCGTCCGTTCCCCTGAACGCACCGCGGGCTGTGCGCGTTTCCACGCCGCGTTACGGGCCTGGGGGCGTCTATCGATGA
- a CDS encoding Hsp20/alpha crystallin family protein — MLRDFDGTSPSRVTQPVFPAVNVWQGDEAVAITAELPGVDPADIDISVKENVLTLSGERKAPEIPEGARWHRNERGFGKFARSVRLPFVAAEDKVEARMTNGVLRIVIGRPEEDKPRRIEIKAA, encoded by the coding sequence ATGCTGCGCGATTTTGACGGGACCTCTCCTAGCCGCGTAACCCAGCCCGTTTTCCCCGCCGTAAACGTCTGGCAGGGCGACGAGGCGGTCGCGATCACTGCAGAACTCCCTGGCGTGGATCCGGCCGACATCGACATTTCCGTGAAGGAGAATGTCCTGACGCTCTCTGGCGAGCGCAAGGCGCCCGAAATTCCGGAAGGCGCCCGCTGGCACCGCAACGAACGCGGCTTTGGCAAGTTCGCTCGTTCGGTTCGGCTACCCTTCGTGGCCGCGGAGGACAAGGTCGAGGCGCGGATGACCAACGGTGTGCTCCGCATCGTGATCGGCCGCCCCGAAGAGGACAAGCCGCGGAGAATCGAGATCAAGGCTGCGTAA
- a CDS encoding Hsp20/alpha crystallin family protein: MTNDVTHTADKTPAETPETTTGRRIYRPLTDIVETADGVTLTLEMPGVAAEDVDITLEKRVLTIRGKVHATQPEKLQLAYAEYGEGDFERAFTMSDDFDPDKIGAQVSNGVLTLTLPRAAEAQPKKITVTAS, translated from the coding sequence ATGACCAACGATGTAACACATACTGCCGACAAGACCCCGGCCGAGACACCGGAAACCACCACCGGCCGTCGTATCTATAGGCCGCTGACCGACATCGTCGAAACGGCTGACGGGGTGACACTGACACTCGAGATGCCGGGCGTCGCCGCCGAAGACGTGGATATCACGCTCGAAAAGCGCGTGTTGACGATCAGAGGTAAGGTCCATGCCACGCAGCCCGAGAAGCTGCAACTGGCCTATGCCGAATACGGCGAGGGCGATTTCGAGCGAGCCTTTACCATGTCCGACGATTTCGACCCCGACAAGATCGGCGCGCAGGTCTCTAATGGTGTGCTGACCCTGACGCTGCCGCGCGCAGCGGAAGCCCAACCCAAAAAGATCACGGTAACGGCGTCGTAA
- a CDS encoding Hsp20/alpha crystallin family protein: MQIKDLIPWARKDHAPDPKSDDQNPIATLQRDMNRVFEGFWNRVGDFDWPWGGGEAKSDVVETEDHVEVSIELPGMEMKDIEVTVTDDILTIKGEKKIERQEEKKGYYLSERSYGAIYRTIPLPPGVDGEKADASFKNGVLTIKLPQTPEAQAKVKRIEVKNA, translated from the coding sequence ATGCAGATCAAGGACCTGATCCCCTGGGCGCGGAAGGATCATGCGCCCGACCCGAAAAGTGATGACCAGAACCCCATCGCCACCCTTCAACGCGACATGAACCGTGTGTTCGAAGGCTTCTGGAACCGCGTCGGCGATTTCGACTGGCCCTGGGGAGGCGGCGAGGCGAAATCCGACGTGGTCGAGACCGAAGATCACGTGGAGGTATCGATCGAACTGCCCGGGATGGAAATGAAGGACATCGAGGTCACCGTGACCGATGACATCCTGACCATCAAGGGCGAGAAGAAGATCGAGCGGCAGGAGGAGAAGAAGGGCTATTATCTCTCCGAACGCAGCTATGGCGCGATCTATCGCACGATCCCGCTACCGCCGGGAGTCGACGGTGAGAAGGCCGATGCCAGCTTCAAGAACGGCGTGCTGACGATCAAGCTGCCGCAGACCCCGGAGGCGCAGGCCAAGGTCAAGCGCATCGAGGTGAAAAACGCCTGA
- a CDS encoding LysR family transcriptional regulator, with product MKRRARDIEFRHLRCFVNAADHGSFRKAGSTMGVQQSSISRCICDLEDRLGTSLFHRHRSGVTLNRAGQQFLPRARQIIRGLDESLHAMAALGRSENGSIRVGIYSSIASGFLAELLCSFGDQHNHVQIELIDGNPEEHVAAIRRLKLDVAFLTGTRTWQECDSALMWSEGVFVVLPERHELAIRTAVDWRELSGEAFMVSKTAPGQEIYDYLVRKLADLSWHPDIHVQSVSRDNLLSLVAIGRGLTVVSEAMTVTNHPGVVFRPIKGERLPFSAIWSPNNDNPAFRRLLSMARTKAGSERSAAISEHLCGFEPHASPSQTRDLSQ from the coding sequence ATGAAAAGGAGAGCACGTGACATTGAGTTTCGGCACCTGCGGTGCTTCGTTAATGCAGCCGATCATGGCAGTTTCCGAAAGGCTGGAAGCACGATGGGTGTCCAGCAGTCATCAATCAGTCGATGCATCTGCGATCTCGAGGATCGCCTCGGAACATCCTTGTTCCACCGTCATCGAAGCGGTGTGACCCTAAACCGCGCCGGGCAACAATTTCTACCTCGCGCACGTCAGATAATTCGCGGGCTTGATGAGAGCTTGCACGCGATGGCGGCACTTGGCAGATCGGAAAACGGCAGTATAAGAGTCGGCATTTATTCATCGATTGCCTCGGGCTTTCTGGCCGAATTGCTGTGCTCCTTCGGGGATCAGCACAATCATGTGCAGATCGAATTGATCGATGGAAACCCGGAAGAACACGTCGCTGCCATCCGTCGGCTCAAACTCGACGTCGCTTTCCTAACTGGAACCCGGACCTGGCAAGAATGTGACAGCGCATTAATGTGGTCAGAAGGTGTTTTCGTTGTCCTGCCTGAACGTCATGAGTTAGCCATCCGGACAGCAGTCGACTGGCGCGAGCTTAGCGGCGAGGCTTTCATGGTCAGCAAAACAGCGCCGGGCCAAGAGATCTATGACTATCTGGTGAGGAAGCTGGCAGACCTCAGTTGGCACCCTGACATACATGTGCAATCCGTAAGTCGAGATAACCTGCTGTCATTGGTTGCCATTGGGCGAGGTTTGACCGTGGTCAGCGAGGCGATGACGGTGACGAACCACCCGGGAGTGGTCTTTCGACCGATCAAGGGCGAGCGCCTTCCATTTTCTGCAATCTGGTCGCCGAATAACGACAACCCCGCGTTCAGGCGTCTTCTGAGCATGGCGAGGACAAAAGCAGGGTCGGAAAGAAGCGCGGCTATCAGTGAGCATCTCTGTGGATTTGAGCCGCACGCCTCGCCTTCGCAAACCCGCGATCTGTCGCAATAA
- a CDS encoding DUF2274 domain-containing protein: MSKLKLGPLPDDKPVKVTVELPASVHRDLVAYAEVLGRETGQPVADAVRLIVPMLQRFIATDRGFAKARRAAQIHRDAH; this comes from the coding sequence ATGTCGAAACTCAAGCTTGGACCTCTGCCCGACGACAAGCCGGTGAAGGTGACAGTGGAATTGCCAGCATCTGTTCATCGCGATCTGGTCGCCTATGCCGAGGTGCTGGGGCGGGAGACGGGGCAACCTGTTGCCGACGCAGTCCGGCTGATTGTACCGATGCTCCAGAGGTTTATTGCGACAGATCGCGGGTTTGCGAAGGCGAGGCGTGCGGCTCAAATCCACAGAGATGCTCACTGA